In one Hyphomicrobium sp. 99 genomic region, the following are encoded:
- a CDS encoding branched-chain amino acid aminotransferase, with product MADLIPFHDRDGLIWVDGALVPWRDAKVHLLTHALHYASSVFEGERAYGGEIFKLTEHSERLVESARILDFEIPYSVAEIDQACRDVIAANKLSDCYVRPVAWRGSEQMGVSAQNAKIHLAIAAWDWGSYFPMEQRLKGIRITNAVYRRPDPACAPSRAKAAGLYMICTIEKHRAERAGYSDALMLDWRGRVAECTGANIFFVKDGVLHTPEADCFLNGITRRTVIDLAKARGITVVERVIMPEELSSFSECFITGTAAEVTPVSEIGEHKYKPGLITEKLLNDYMELVKPKKRAAAE from the coding sequence ATGGCCGACCTCATCCCCTTTCATGATCGTGATGGGCTCATCTGGGTTGACGGGGCTCTTGTCCCCTGGCGCGATGCGAAGGTTCACCTGCTGACCCACGCTCTGCACTATGCGAGCTCGGTGTTTGAGGGTGAGCGCGCGTATGGGGGTGAGATCTTCAAGCTCACCGAGCACAGCGAGCGCCTGGTGGAGAGCGCCCGGATCTTGGATTTCGAAATTCCCTATTCGGTCGCCGAGATCGACCAGGCTTGCCGCGATGTCATCGCCGCCAACAAGCTCTCCGATTGCTACGTTCGCCCGGTCGCGTGGCGGGGTAGCGAGCAGATGGGTGTTTCAGCGCAAAACGCGAAAATCCATCTCGCGATCGCGGCTTGGGACTGGGGCTCCTATTTTCCGATGGAGCAGCGTCTCAAGGGTATTCGCATCACGAATGCCGTCTATCGCCGCCCCGATCCGGCGTGTGCGCCGTCGCGAGCAAAGGCTGCAGGTCTTTATATGATCTGCACGATCGAGAAACACCGCGCCGAGCGCGCCGGCTATTCGGATGCGTTGATGCTCGATTGGCGCGGCCGCGTCGCCGAGTGCACGGGCGCTAACATCTTCTTCGTCAAGGATGGCGTGCTCCATACTCCGGAAGCCGATTGCTTCCTCAACGGCATTACGCGGCGCACAGTGATCGATCTTGCGAAGGCGCGCGGCATCACGGTCGTCGAACGTGTGATCATGCCGGAAGAACTCAGCTCGTTCAGCGAGTGCTTCATCACGGGTACGGCGGCGGAAGTCACTCCGGTTTCTGAAATCGGCGAGCACAAATACAAGCCCGGTTTGATCACCGAAAAGCTGCTCAACGATTATATGGAACTGGTGAAACCGAAGAAGCGCGCTGCCGCAGAATAG
- a CDS encoding MarR family winged helix-turn-helix transcriptional regulator → MTDITSEGSSKHVAASGHSAAPAAADGRPSALVDLIAYIELFYFAYRDFTCDPDAILSQYGFGRAHHRVLHFVHRNPGLKVAELLEILKITKQSLARVLKQLVDEGFIIQKAGNEDRRERRLYLSAKGTRLNDKLTQIQAKRIEGALANLGPGADAVARNFLFGMITEKDRPQVETLIKGQRTDPSETAPDCNP, encoded by the coding sequence ATGACTGACATAACGTCAGAAGGCTCGTCAAAACACGTTGCCGCATCTGGGCATTCGGCCGCTCCCGCAGCCGCCGATGGCCGGCCCTCCGCGCTCGTCGATCTGATCGCGTACATAGAGCTTTTCTATTTCGCCTATCGCGACTTTACCTGCGACCCAGATGCCATTCTGTCTCAATACGGCTTCGGCCGCGCGCATCATCGCGTATTGCATTTCGTGCATCGCAATCCGGGCCTGAAGGTCGCGGAATTGCTGGAAATTTTGAAGATAACCAAGCAGTCCCTGGCGCGCGTTCTGAAGCAGCTCGTCGACGAGGGATTCATCATTCAGAAAGCCGGAAACGAGGATCGGCGTGAACGTCGGTTATACCTCTCGGCCAAAGGCACACGGTTGAACGATAAACTGACACAAATTCAGGCCAAACGCATCGAGGGGGCGCTCGCGAACCTCGGCCCAGGAGCCGATGCCGTAGCGCGGAATTTTCTTTTTGGGATGATCACAGAAAAAGACCGGCCCCAGGTTGAAACCCTCATCAAGGGGCAGCGCACCGACCCATCGGAAACTGCACCAGATTGCAACCCATGA
- a CDS encoding response regulator transcription factor: protein MRALMAQDRAEPLADNAPHILVVDDDQKIRGLLGRFLSSNGFRVTEAADAAAARAFMRGLSFDLVLLDVMMPGECGLSLARDLKLTRPVPICMLTALAEAQDRISGLEAGVDDYVSKPFDPRELLLRLRNILRRGQVQTAPRDEIRMGGCVFSIARGELKRDDEAIKLTERERDLLRLFSQRIGVAVPRHELSSDDSTGSERAIDVQINRLRRKIEADPSNPVYLQTVRGKGYILYTD from the coding sequence ATGAGAGCCCTGATGGCCCAGGATCGAGCCGAACCGTTAGCGGACAATGCCCCGCACATACTGGTTGTAGATGATGACCAGAAGATCAGAGGATTGCTTGGCCGCTTCTTGTCGAGCAACGGCTTCCGCGTAACCGAAGCCGCCGACGCCGCCGCTGCACGTGCCTTCATGCGCGGCTTGTCATTCGATCTCGTTCTCCTCGACGTCATGATGCCGGGCGAATGCGGCTTGTCCCTCGCCCGCGATCTGAAGCTGACGCGGCCTGTCCCGATCTGCATGTTGACGGCCCTCGCCGAAGCTCAAGACCGGATTTCAGGTCTCGAAGCCGGCGTCGACGACTATGTCTCGAAGCCGTTCGATCCGCGCGAACTGCTGCTCCGCTTACGTAACATCCTGCGCCGGGGCCAAGTGCAAACCGCCCCACGCGATGAAATCCGGATGGGCGGCTGCGTGTTCAGCATCGCTCGCGGCGAACTGAAACGCGATGACGAAGCCATCAAACTCACCGAACGCGAACGCGATCTCTTGAGGCTTTTCTCGCAACGCATTGGCGTCGCGGTTCCCCGCCACGAGCTTTCGAGCGATGACAGCACGGGCAGCGAGCGCGCGATAGACGTGCAGATCAATCGCCTGCGACGCAAGATCGAGGCGGATCCATCAAACCCTGTCTATCTGCAGACTGTCAGAGGCAAGGGCTACATTCTCTACACGGATTGA
- a CDS encoding ATP-binding protein, with translation MAVVPETTPDTGSDASRYRRFREHPYVVGLLNIGAEMLPKGLYARALLIIITPIVVLEGVIAFAFMERHWQAVTRRLSEATARDIAALIEVYEDLPKSDGAQKIIDLARDRLSLQMEVLPNGDLPPPGPKPFFRLLDRALSNELRKHVQLPFWIDTVGDQNVEIRVKLDDAILRFVATRSQTYASNSHIFLLWMVGSSVILLTVAILFLRNQIRPILRLADAADAFGKGRGIPEDFRPRGAREVRQAALAFLQMRDRIKQHVEQRTTMLAGVSHDLRTVLTRFKLELALLDDTPETRALSGDVDEMQHMLEDYLAFAKGDGGEEAKPTNLKELLEEIVDDASIYACTIDLKIRKSKGDIVLPLKRQALKRAIMNLVTNAARFGDRIIIRVAPEGRWVRIEVDDDGPGIPEHERENVFRPFYRLDHARNQDEGNSGLGLVIARDIAKSHGGEIALGESSMGGLRAIISLPK, from the coding sequence ATGGCTGTTGTGCCCGAAACGACACCGGATACCGGCAGCGACGCCTCACGATATCGTCGCTTCCGCGAGCATCCCTATGTCGTGGGCCTGCTCAACATCGGCGCCGAGATGCTCCCGAAGGGCCTCTACGCCCGGGCGCTGCTCATCATCATCACGCCGATCGTCGTCCTTGAAGGTGTCATAGCGTTCGCGTTCATGGAACGACATTGGCAGGCCGTGACGCGCCGCCTGTCGGAAGCGACTGCGCGTGACATTGCAGCGTTGATTGAAGTCTACGAGGATCTGCCGAAATCGGACGGCGCTCAAAAGATCATCGATCTCGCGCGTGATCGCCTAAGTCTGCAAATGGAGGTTTTGCCGAACGGCGATCTTCCACCGCCAGGGCCGAAGCCGTTTTTCCGTTTGCTTGACCGCGCCCTCTCGAACGAGTTGCGCAAGCACGTCCAGCTGCCATTCTGGATCGACACCGTCGGCGATCAGAACGTCGAGATCCGCGTGAAACTCGACGACGCCATTTTGCGCTTCGTCGCCACGCGAAGCCAAACCTACGCATCGAACTCGCATATCTTCCTGCTTTGGATGGTGGGCTCATCCGTCATCCTGCTCACGGTCGCGATCCTCTTTCTGCGCAATCAGATCCGGCCGATCTTGCGGCTCGCCGATGCGGCCGACGCCTTCGGTAAAGGGCGCGGCATCCCTGAAGATTTCAGGCCGCGCGGCGCGCGCGAAGTCCGCCAGGCTGCCCTCGCCTTCCTGCAGATGCGCGACCGCATCAAGCAGCACGTCGAACAACGGACCACGATGCTCGCTGGCGTCAGTCACGACTTGCGAACGGTGCTGACGCGGTTCAAGCTCGAACTGGCGCTGCTCGACGACACGCCCGAAACACGCGCGCTCTCGGGCGACGTCGACGAAATGCAGCACATGCTCGAGGACTATCTGGCATTCGCCAAGGGCGACGGCGGCGAAGAAGCCAAGCCGACGAACTTGAAGGAGCTGCTGGAAGAGATCGTCGACGACGCATCGATCTATGCTTGCACCATCGATCTCAAGATCCGCAAAAGCAAAGGCGACATCGTCTTGCCGCTGAAACGGCAAGCCCTGAAGCGCGCCATCATGAACCTCGTGACGAACGCCGCCCGCTTCGGCGACCGCATCATCATCCGCGTCGCGCCGGAAGGCCGATGGGTGCGGATCGAGGTCGATGACGACGGCCCCGGCATCCCTGAGCACGAGCGCGAGAACGTCTTCCGTCCATTCTACCGGCTGGATCACGCCCGCAATCAGGACGAAGGCAACAGCGGCCTCGGTCTCGTCATCGCCCGCGATATTGCCAAGAGCCACGGCGGCGAGATCGCCCTCGGCGAAAGCTCCATGGGCGGCCTACGCGCGATTATTTCCCTGCCGAAGTAG
- the proC gene encoding pyrroline-5-carboxylate reductase: MSLKLNGPVVLAGAGKMGASLLEGWIERGLDPASIIIQEPNLSGAALDLANRHGIKAVAGNLSPLDRAPAVIVVAVKPQVMDDVFPALAKVSGPETVVISIAAGKTLASFERHLPPGTAVIRAMPNTPAAIGRGITGVVANAHATAAQREACESLLGAVGEVVWVDDESLIDAVTAVSGSGPAYVFLLAEALAEAGVAAGLDEATAKKLARATVSGSGELLNQSQTDPETLRRNVTSPGGTTAAALAVLMREGSGLKELMREAVLAAQKRGRELGR, translated from the coding sequence ATGTCGTTGAAATTGAATGGTCCGGTGGTGCTTGCGGGCGCCGGGAAGATGGGCGCTAGCCTACTGGAAGGCTGGATCGAACGAGGTCTCGATCCAGCGAGTATCATCATCCAAGAGCCTAATCTCTCGGGCGCGGCTCTCGATCTTGCAAACCGACACGGCATCAAGGCGGTGGCGGGCAATCTGAGCCCGCTCGATCGTGCGCCTGCGGTTATCGTCGTCGCGGTAAAGCCGCAGGTGATGGACGACGTTTTTCCGGCGCTCGCGAAAGTCTCAGGCCCTGAGACCGTGGTCATATCCATCGCAGCGGGTAAGACGCTCGCGAGTTTCGAACGCCATTTGCCCCCGGGCACCGCTGTTATTCGCGCCATGCCGAATACCCCGGCCGCCATCGGTCGCGGCATCACGGGTGTCGTCGCCAACGCTCATGCGACGGCGGCGCAAAGGGAGGCTTGTGAGAGCCTGCTCGGAGCGGTCGGCGAGGTCGTTTGGGTCGATGATGAAAGTCTCATCGATGCGGTAACGGCCGTCTCGGGCTCGGGGCCGGCTTACGTTTTCCTTCTGGCAGAAGCTCTCGCGGAGGCGGGTGTCGCGGCGGGTCTCGATGAGGCGACGGCGAAGAAGCTGGCGCGCGCAACCGTCTCAGGTTCGGGCGAACTCCTCAATCAATCGCAAACCGATCCTGAAACGCTGAGGCGCAACGTGACGTCGCCCGGCGGCACCACGGCTGCGGCGCTCGCGGTGCTGATGCGCGAGGGGAGCGGTCTCAAGGAACTCATGAGAGAAGCTGTGTTAGCCGCGCAAAAACGTGGCCGCGAACTGGGACGTTGA
- a CDS encoding YbjN domain-containing protein has protein sequence MAVAEQGSDRVLNPIDLIEQLAQSHDWPCERASDEELTLIVAGTWADYHISINWRDDLEALHLACAFDFRVPSNRLTEMYRLIAQINEQLWLGHFDLWTQEGLVMFRHALLLNGTVATVRQCEAMLKAALEGCERYYQAFQFVVWAGKESKEALVSTMFETQGQA, from the coding sequence ATGGCAGTTGCGGAACAGGGTTCTGACCGCGTTCTCAATCCGATCGATCTCATCGAACAGCTTGCGCAGAGCCACGACTGGCCGTGCGAACGGGCGAGCGATGAGGAGCTGACGCTCATCGTCGCCGGGACGTGGGCTGATTACCACATTTCGATCAACTGGCGGGACGACCTCGAAGCCTTGCATCTCGCTTGTGCGTTCGATTTCCGCGTTCCCTCGAACCGATTGACGGAAATGTATCGCCTGATCGCGCAGATCAACGAGCAGCTTTGGCTCGGTCACTTCGATCTCTGGACGCAGGAAGGCCTCGTGATGTTCCGTCACGCGCTTCTGCTCAACGGCACCGTTGCGACGGTCCGGCAGTGCGAGGCGATGCTGAAGGCGGCTCTCGAAGGCTGCGAGCGCTACTATCAAGCCTTCCAGTTCGTGGTTTGGGCGGGTAAGGAGAGCAAAGAAGCCCTGGTTTCGACGATGTTCGAGACGCAGGGTCAGGCTTAA
- a CDS encoding accessory factor UbiK family protein — translation MTQTTNRLFDDFAKLMTEAAGAADGLKKETEAIFRGQAEKFLREMNVVTREDFEAVREMAQKARQENEALAARVAVLEAQVAQLSLQGTSTV, via the coding sequence ATGACCCAGACGACGAACAGACTCTTCGACGACTTTGCCAAGCTCATGACGGAAGCCGCCGGGGCGGCCGACGGCCTCAAAAAAGAGACGGAGGCGATCTTTCGCGGCCAGGCCGAGAAGTTCCTGCGGGAAATGAATGTCGTGACGCGCGAAGACTTCGAAGCGGTGCGCGAGATGGCGCAAAAAGCGCGTCAGGAGAACGAAGCGCTGGCGGCGCGCGTTGCAGTGCTCGAGGCGCAGGTCGCGCAGCTCTCGCTGCAAGGCACCTCGACGGTTTGA
- the lgt gene encoding prolipoprotein diacylglyceryl transferase, which translates to MTPLALLTYPNIDPIAIEFGPISVKWYGLAYMSGLLLGWLYVRRLISTPKLWRGDKAPMTLERVDDLLLFMTAAVIIGGRLGQVLLYDPDFYFANPGEILKVWKGGMSFHGALIASALLILLFARVYKVNARSVMDLCCAAVPIGIFFGRVANFINSEHWGRVTDAYVGMVFPNGGENPRHPSQLYEALLEGLVMFIIIRFATHHLFALKRPGLTTGIWLVWYAIARGICEFFREPEPDHILNIGPFTAGQVYCLPMLLLGIYMIWTANRNNAAGKAVV; encoded by the coding sequence ATGACACCTCTCGCCCTTCTGACCTACCCCAATATCGACCCCATCGCGATCGAGTTCGGCCCCATATCGGTCAAGTGGTACGGCCTCGCCTACATGTCCGGGCTTCTGCTCGGCTGGCTGTATGTCCGTCGCCTGATCTCGACGCCGAAGCTCTGGCGGGGAGACAAGGCCCCGATGACGCTGGAGCGCGTGGACGACCTTCTGCTCTTTATGACGGCAGCCGTCATCATCGGCGGCCGCCTCGGGCAGGTTCTGCTCTACGACCCCGACTTCTACTTTGCGAACCCGGGAGAGATCCTCAAAGTCTGGAAAGGCGGGATGAGCTTCCATGGCGCGCTCATCGCATCCGCGCTGCTGATCCTGCTCTTCGCCCGCGTCTATAAGGTCAACGCACGCTCGGTCATGGACCTCTGCTGTGCCGCCGTACCGATCGGCATCTTCTTCGGCCGCGTCGCCAATTTCATCAACTCGGAGCATTGGGGCCGCGTGACCGACGCCTATGTCGGCATGGTCTTTCCGAATGGCGGAGAAAACCCGCGCCATCCGAGCCAACTCTATGAAGCTCTGCTCGAAGGCCTCGTGATGTTCATCATCATAAGGTTCGCAACCCATCATCTGTTTGCGTTGAAGCGTCCGGGCCTGACGACCGGCATCTGGCTCGTCTGGTACGCGATCGCCCGCGGCATCTGCGAGTTCTTCCGCGAACCCGAACCCGATCACATCTTGAACATCGGTCCCTTTACCGCGGGACAAGTCTATTGCCTGCCCATGCTGTTGCTCGGCATCTATATGATCTGGACTGCGAACCGGAACAACGCTGCCGGAAAGGCCGTCGTGTGA
- a CDS encoding class I SAM-dependent methyltransferase, with translation MTVETGLRRDTPLSRRIKERIRRDGPMTVQTYMSICLWDPDYGYYRTRPVFGAAGDFITAADISQVFGELIGVWAGVVWQGVLGAPNPVTLVEYGPGRGTMMRDVLRAARIVPGFANVVRVHLVEGSDALAEIQSATLTDFQSALSWGRELDEFNPPAIIFANEFLDAWPVAQWVKTASGWHIRGVTLDAMGELQFAGIDRNCPHEAFEALLPNAPPGTVIESQRLDQLAEALKALAERGPVAFLTIDYGHTTPAAGDTLQAVREHKYESPLTSPGEADLTVHVNFYDLASTLHRAGFVLDGPVTQAEFLGALGIVERASRLMSANPARAGEIEMGVARLLAPNGMGSRFKVLAARSPGLPSLPGFSAARVTSDAPGSM, from the coding sequence GTGACCGTAGAAACTGGATTGCGTCGCGATACGCCGCTGTCCCGGCGGATCAAGGAGAGAATCCGCCGCGACGGGCCGATGACGGTCCAGACCTACATGTCGATCTGCCTTTGGGACCCGGACTACGGCTACTACCGGACGCGGCCGGTGTTCGGCGCCGCCGGCGACTTCATCACCGCAGCCGATATCAGCCAGGTTTTCGGCGAACTGATCGGCGTGTGGGCGGGCGTCGTCTGGCAGGGCGTGCTCGGCGCACCCAATCCCGTCACGCTTGTGGAATACGGCCCCGGACGCGGCACGATGATGCGCGACGTGCTCCGCGCCGCACGCATAGTTCCGGGTTTTGCAAATGTCGTGCGTGTCCATCTGGTGGAAGGCAGCGACGCCCTCGCCGAAATCCAAAGCGCAACACTCACAGACTTCCAAAGCGCGCTGAGCTGGGGGCGCGAACTCGATGAATTCAATCCGCCCGCCATCATCTTCGCCAATGAATTCCTCGATGCCTGGCCCGTCGCGCAGTGGGTCAAGACGGCTTCCGGCTGGCACATCCGTGGTGTCACGCTCGATGCAATGGGCGAACTGCAATTCGCGGGCATCGACAGAAACTGCCCGCACGAAGCGTTCGAAGCACTTCTGCCGAATGCGCCGCCAGGAACGGTCATCGAGTCCCAGCGCCTCGACCAGCTCGCGGAAGCCCTGAAAGCCCTCGCCGAGCGCGGCCCCGTCGCATTTCTGACGATCGATTACGGTCACACGACACCCGCAGCAGGCGACACGCTGCAGGCCGTCCGCGAACACAAGTATGAATCGCCTCTGACCTCGCCCGGCGAAGCCGACCTAACGGTTCACGTCAATTTCTATGATCTGGCCTCCACGCTGCACCGCGCGGGCTTCGTTCTTGATGGTCCCGTCACCCAGGCGGAATTTCTCGGCGCCCTCGGCATCGTCGAAAGGGCATCGCGCTTGATGTCGGCAAACCCAGCGCGCGCCGGTGAAATCGAGATGGGCGTCGCGCGGCTCTTGGCGCCGAATGGAATGGGCTCGCGTTTCAAGGTTCTCGCCGCCCGTTCGCCCGGCTTGCCCTCGCTCCCGGGTTTCAGCGCCGCCCGCGTGACGAGCGATGCGCCCGGATCGATGTGA
- the pgeF gene encoding peptidoglycan editing factor PgeF: MTLKPIEARTLHAVAGIRHGFFTRAGGVSTGLYESLNCGIGSNDDKALVLENRRRIGLHLCGNELKFGSGVVTLYQEHGTTAFEVTEAPSRDALPHADAVVSRTPGLVIGVLTADCTPVLLADGEAGVVAAAHAGWRGALNGIVDSAVREMERLGARRERIAAAVGPCIGQAAYEVGPEFEAAFLSRDPAYARFFKRTADNARPHFDLSGFVMSRLAYAGVSNTENLSLCTCENESLFFSYRRKTRRGEADYGRQISAIVVT, encoded by the coding sequence ATGACGCTCAAACCGATCGAAGCGCGAACCCTGCACGCGGTCGCCGGCATTCGTCACGGATTTTTCACACGCGCAGGCGGCGTCTCAACCGGCCTCTACGAGAGCCTCAACTGCGGCATCGGCTCGAACGATGATAAAGCGCTCGTTCTTGAGAACCGTCGGCGCATCGGATTGCACCTCTGCGGCAACGAATTGAAATTCGGTTCTGGCGTCGTCACGCTCTATCAGGAGCATGGCACGACCGCATTCGAAGTCACGGAGGCGCCATCGCGCGACGCCCTTCCCCACGCCGACGCCGTCGTCTCGAGAACGCCAGGGCTCGTCATCGGCGTGCTGACAGCCGATTGCACCCCCGTTCTCCTCGCCGACGGTGAGGCCGGCGTCGTCGCCGCCGCCCATGCAGGCTGGCGCGGCGCGCTCAACGGAATCGTCGATAGCGCCGTTCGCGAAATGGAGCGGCTTGGTGCTCGACGTGAGCGCATCGCGGCAGCGGTCGGCCCCTGCATCGGTCAGGCAGCCTACGAGGTCGGGCCCGAATTCGAAGCCGCCTTCCTGTCGCGCGATCCGGCATACGCCCGCTTCTTCAAGCGAACCGCCGATAATGCCAGGCCGCATTTCGATCTTTCGGGATTTGTTATGAGCCGGCTTGCATATGCGGGCGTTAGTAATACCGAGAACCTATCGCTCTGCACCTGTGAGAACGAATCGCTTTTCTTCAGCTACCGGCGTAAAACTCGTCGCGGGGAAGCGGATTACGGCCGACAAATCTCTGCCATCGTCGTGACGTAA
- a CDS encoding ribose-phosphate pyrophosphokinase, protein MKIVAGNSNRPLADAICSYLKLPMAKGQVKRFADMEIFVEIQENVRGQDVFVIQSTSFPANDNLMELLILLDALKRSSARRITAVIPYFGYARQDRKPGPRTPISAKLVANLIERAGADRVLTLDLHAGQIQGFFDIPTDNLFAAPVMTRDIEEHYGSTDDIVVVSPDVGGVVRARALAKRIGAPIAICDKRRERPGESEVMNVIGEVDGKRCVLIDDIIDSGGTLVNAAEALLKNGATEVSAYISHAVLSGGAVSRIQNSRLKSLVITDSILPTEAVRAAKNIRVISIAPLIGEAILRTSREESVSSLFY, encoded by the coding sequence GTGAAGATTGTCGCGGGAAACAGTAACCGGCCGCTTGCCGACGCTATCTGTTCTTATCTGAAGCTTCCTATGGCCAAAGGCCAAGTGAAGCGTTTTGCGGACATGGAGATCTTCGTCGAGATCCAGGAGAATGTCCGCGGCCAGGATGTCTTCGTCATCCAGTCGACGTCGTTCCCCGCGAACGACAACCTCATGGAATTGCTGATCCTGCTTGACGCGCTGAAACGTTCGTCAGCGCGCCGGATCACCGCCGTCATTCCCTACTTCGGCTACGCCCGGCAGGATCGCAAGCCCGGCCCGCGAACGCCCATCTCCGCGAAGCTCGTCGCCAACCTCATCGAGCGCGCGGGCGCCGACCGCGTTCTGACGCTCGACCTGCACGCCGGACAGATCCAGGGCTTCTTCGACATCCCGACCGACAACCTCTTCGCCGCGCCCGTCATGACGCGCGATATCGAAGAGCACTACGGCAGCACTGACGACATCGTCGTCGTCTCGCCGGACGTCGGCGGCGTCGTCCGCGCCCGTGCTCTCGCAAAGCGCATCGGAGCACCAATCGCGATTTGCGATAAGCGCCGCGAACGTCCAGGCGAAAGCGAAGTGATGAACGTCATCGGCGAAGTCGACGGCAAGCGCTGCGTTCTCATCGACGACATCATCGATTCAGGCGGAACGCTCGTCAACGCGGCCGAGGCCTTGCTCAAGAACGGCGCGACGGAAGTATCGGCTTACATCTCGCACGCCGTGCTCTCGGGCGGCGCCGTCAGCCGCATCCAGAATTCGCGACTGAAATCGCTCGTCATCACCGACTCGATCCTTCCGACCGAGGCCGTCAGGGCAGCGAAGAATATCCGGGTGATCTCGATCGCGCCGCTGATCGGCGAAGCGATCCTGAGAACGAGCCGCGAAGAAAGCGTCTCGAGCCTCTTTTACTGA
- a CDS encoding Fur family transcriptional regulator: MAKKPTKRRSAADQDKIIVEALRGVGRPVSAYELIEEVRGKGVSAPPTVYRALQRLIEDGLAHRLESLNAFVACDHPHHHGKAVFAICDSCGAVKEFDNPAAVKSLQAWAGKNDFKVRSMTMEIRGRCGDCTAGTRAERNG, from the coding sequence ATGGCCAAAAAGCCTACGAAGCGCCGCAGCGCGGCCGACCAGGACAAGATCATTGTCGAGGCGCTTAGAGGTGTGGGCCGGCCCGTCAGCGCTTATGAACTTATCGAGGAGGTCCGCGGCAAGGGCGTCAGCGCCCCGCCGACCGTTTACCGGGCCCTACAGCGTCTCATCGAGGATGGCCTCGCCCATCGGCTCGAAAGCCTTAACGCCTTCGTCGCGTGCGATCATCCGCACCATCACGGAAAGGCTGTGTTCGCCATTTGCGATTCCTGCGGCGCCGTTAAGGAATTCGACAATCCGGCGGCCGTCAAAAGCCTGCAGGCCTGGGCCGGGAAGAACGATTTCAAGGTGCGGTCGATGACGATGGAGATTCGCGGCCGCTGCGGCGACTGCACGGCCGGAACCCGGGCCGAGCGCAACGGCTGA
- a CDS encoding 50S ribosomal protein L25/general stress protein Ctc, giving the protein MSELITLKATARPRAGKGAARQARRDGNVPAVIYGNHEPSEQINLEYNELWKQVLRGHFTSTAIELDVEGKKHIVLARDVQVDPVRDTPLHVDFQRVGKDGVIRVSIPMHFVNETQSPGLKRGGVLNIVRHDVEVYCPYDKIPRFFEINLEGMEIGRSIHISEVSMPEGVSPVIKNRDFTIATIAGALKGEDEAATATAAAGAAAPAADAKGAAPAAGAKAAPAAGGKAAPAAKAAPAAKPAAKK; this is encoded by the coding sequence ATGTCTGAGCTCATCACGCTCAAGGCTACGGCGCGCCCGCGTGCCGGCAAGGGGGCCGCACGCCAAGCTCGCCGCGATGGAAATGTGCCTGCCGTCATTTACGGCAACCACGAACCCTCGGAACAGATCAACCTCGAATACAACGAGCTCTGGAAGCAGGTCCTTCGTGGCCACTTCACCTCGACGGCTATCGAGCTCGACGTCGAAGGCAAGAAGCACATCGTGCTTGCCCGCGACGTGCAGGTCGATCCCGTACGCGATACCCCCCTCCACGTCGACTTCCAGCGCGTCGGCAAGGATGGCGTCATCCGCGTTTCGATCCCGATGCACTTCGTCAATGAAACACAGTCGCCCGGCCTGAAGCGCGGCGGCGTGCTCAACATCGTGCGTCACGATGTCGAAGTGTACTGCCCTTACGACAAGATCCCGCGCTTCTTCGAGATCAACCTCGAAGGCATGGAAATCGGCCGTTCGATCCACATCTCGGAAGTGTCGATGCCGGAAGGCGTTTCGCCTGTCATCAAGAACCGCGACTTCACGATCGCAACGATCGCAGGCGCGCTCAAGGGTGAAGACGAAGCCGCGACCGCGACCGCTGCCGCTGGTGCTGCCGCACCGGCCGCCGACGCCAAGGGTGCAGCTCCTGCAGCCGGCGCGAAGGCCGCTCCTGCCGCTGGCGGCAAGGCGGCTCCGGCCGCCAAGGCAGCACCCGCTGCCAAGCCCGCAGCCAAGAAGTAA